The sequence TGAGGAGGAACTCCCTGTACTCCCTGGCGACCGCTTCATATCGTGTCCCGGCCACGTCCTTGAACTTGCGCTGCAATAATGAAGTGAAATACCCCATCGTGATCTCATCAATGGTACGTTCGGGATTTATTAACACTTTTCCCGGAGGCGGGAGAGGGCCTACCAGGCTACGGGCCGGTCCAGTTTCTCCCGGCAGGAAGAACAGAGCGTCATTTTCTTTCTGTCGAGTTCGGAGAGGGTGGCCGGTTTGAACATGACGCACTCGGGGTCGCGGCAGTGGTCGAGCCCGAAGAGGTGGCCGATCTCGTGGGCGCCTTCCTTTGCCGCCCTGTCGGCGAGGTCGTCGAAGTCATCTGTCCTCCCGTAGAACCCGTTGTCCAGTCTGGCAATAGAAAGGACGGCGCAGCCGGTCTGGGGGCGGGCAAGGCCGAAGACAAAATCGCAATCGCCGACAAAGAGGTCATGGGTGACGACAAGGAGTGCGGGGCTGGCATATTCTCCCATCTTCTTCATGAACAGGAGACGGCCGAGGACGGCGCCGGCGTCGTACTGGTTTCTTTCAGGGTGGTAACCGTTGATCAGGGCCTCGGCAGCGGCGTTATCGACCGGCATGCCGAGG comes from Methanofollis sp. and encodes:
- a CDS encoding archaemetzincin family Zn-dependent metalloprotease — translated: MGVTIIWDHQVPSGLQLPTSRRIEMILGMPVDNAAAEALINGYHPERNQYDAGAVLGRLLFMKKMGEYASPALLVVTHDLFVGDCDFVFGLARPQTGCAVLSIARLDNGFYGRTDDFDDLADRAAKEGAHEIGHLFGLDHCRDPECVMFKPATLSELDRKKMTLCSSCREKLDRPVAW